Below is a window of Leptotrichia sp. oral taxon 215 str. W9775 DNA.
TTTAGGTGCATATTCCTTTGAAATGCTCCCTCCTGCAGAAAATAAAGCTACATCAATATCATCCTTTATATTTTCTTCCTTAAGTTCTATTACAGTATAGTCCTTACCGTCAAAATTCACTATTTTCCCTGCTGATCTTGCTGATGCATAAAGATAAAGTTTTTCCACCGGGAAGTTTCTTTCCTTTAACACCTTTAAAAAAGTTTGTCCCACAAGTCCTGTTGCTCCAACTACTGCTACATTGTATTTTTTCATTTTTTAAAATCCTCCTAAATTTATTTTATTGTTTTATTATTTTAATTAATTTTTTTTTACTATATTATTCCCTTCTGTTTAAACAGTTTTGTCAGTTTATCCACTGTTTTTTCTTCACATGAAACTAAAGGAAGTCTTACGATATCATTATCTATTTTACCTAAAATTTTCATTGCAGTTTTTACAGTTACCGGATTACCTTCAATAAACATATTTCTGCTGACATCATAAAGTTCTGTATGCAGTTTATAGGCCTTTTCATATTCCTGGTTCAAAAATGCCGCAATCAGTTCCTTCATTTCTTTAGGCATAATATTTGCAACTACTGAAACTACTCCTTTTGCCCCTATTGACAACATTGGCAGTATCAAATGATCTTCTCCAGATAAAATTTCTATCTTATCTCCACACAGATCCTGAATTCTTATCATCTGCTCAATACTCCCGGTAGCTTCTTTTATTGCCACTATTTCAGGAAATTCTGCAAGCCTTGCAACTGTTTCCGCTTCTATATTTACTCCTGTTCTACCGGGAACATTGTACAGCATAACAGGAAACTTTGCTTCTTCCGCTATTTTTTTATAATGTTCGTAAATTCCCCTCTGACTTGGCTTGTTATAATATGGGCATGTACTAAGTGCCGCATCTGCTCCCAGTTCCTTTGCATATTTTGTAAGCTCAACTGCCCTGTCAGTATTGTTTGAACCTGCACCTGCTATAACCTGTATTCTTCCCTTCACTTCTTCTACAACAATTTTTATAACCTTTTCATGTTCAGCAAATGTAAGTGTAGGTGCTTCTCCTGTCGTTCCGCATGGAACTATTCCTGCTGTCCCGTTTTCAATATGATAGTTTACCAATTCTCTTACTTTATCTTCATCAACTTCTCCATTTGACTTAAAAGGAGTTATCAGTGCAACGTATGATCCTTCAAATTTCATATTTACTACCATCCTTTTTATTTTTTTATAATTCAACTGCTATCTCTTATAAATATAATTTCCTTCAGCTATCTTTTCACTCGGTCCTGTCATGAAAGCATCGTCTCCCTCTTGACCATATTCTATTGTCAACTGTCCACCGGGAACTTTTACATTTACCTTTTTATCTGTAAGGTCGAACATTCTTCCAAGTACAGCTGAAGCAGTTGCTCCTGTTCCACATGCAAGGGTTCTTCCAGCTCCTCTTTCCCAAGTGATTACTTCCATATTGTTTCTATCTGTCACTTTTACAAAGTTAACATTAACCTTTTTAGGAAAAAGCTCTGTATAATTTTCTATTTTCTTTCCTAAATCATCAATATCATATTCTGAAAAATCATCTACGAAAATAACAGAATGGTCTGTCCCCATAAATATATAGGATATTTCAATTTCCTTTCCGTCTATATTTATTTTTTCCTTTAAAAATCTTTCTTTGTCAGTATTTATAAGTTTTTTCACTTCAAATATAGGTTTTCCCATATTTACCTTTACAGAAAATCTATTTTCTTCTTCATCCATATTTGTTTCAATAAACAAATCTCCCGATAAAGTTTTTACTATAAAACTGTTTTCCTGCTCAACATTATTATTTCTCAAATAATTTGAAAAACATCTTATTCCGTTACCGCACATAGGAGCCTGACTTCCGTCAGAATTATAGTAAAACATGAAAGGCATATTTGCCACATATTTCAATATCAGCAACCCATCCGCACCTATTCCAAAATGTCTGTCACATACCTGTTTTGCAAGTTCATTATAGTCAGGTATCCCTTTTTCTATAAGATCTTTTTCATTCATGATTATAAAATCATTTCCTGCACCATGATATTTCTCAAATTTCAACATTTCAGCAACCTCCTCTGTTCATTTTAGTGTTATTATAAATCAAATTCCTTTGCCAGTAATTCAGCAACTTTTTTACCCATAACTTCATCAACTATTATTGACAGGCTTATTTCAGATGTGGCAACCTGATGGAAGCTTATATTATTTTCTGAAAGAACTCTGAATATTCTGGCAGCAATCCCTATATTGCTTATTAATCCAATCCCTACAACAGATACCTTCACAACATATGGATTTATTATAATGCTTATTCTGTCAAATTTTTCCTGTAAAATTTCACTTACCTGCTCAAGTGAAGCTTTATCTGTTTTAGGAGTAGTAAATGCAAAACTTCCATGTTCACTTGATACATCATTCTGACTTATCATATTTATATTTATTCCCTTTTTTTCAGCCTCTTCAAATATCGCGTAAACATTTTTCGCATAA
It encodes the following:
- the dapA gene encoding 4-hydroxy-tetrahydrodipicolinate synthase, which gives rise to MKFEGSYVALITPFKSNGEVDEDKVRELVNYHIENGTAGIVPCGTTGEAPTLTFAEHEKVIKIVVEEVKGRIQVIAGAGSNNTDRAVELTKYAKELGADAALSTCPYYNKPSQRGIYEHYKKIAEEAKFPVMLYNVPGRTGVNIEAETVARLAEFPEIVAIKEATGSIEQMIRIQDLCGDKIEILSGEDHLILPMLSIGAKGVVSVVANIMPKEMKELIAAFLNQEYEKAYKLHTELYDVSRNMFIEGNPVTVKTAMKILGKIDNDIVRLPLVSCEEKTVDKLTKLFKQKGII
- the dapF gene encoding diaminopimelate epimerase encodes the protein MLKFEKYHGAGNDFIIMNEKDLIEKGIPDYNELAKQVCDRHFGIGADGLLILKYVANMPFMFYYNSDGSQAPMCGNGIRCFSNYLRNNNVEQENSFIVKTLSGDLFIETNMDEEENRFSVKVNMGKPIFEVKKLINTDKERFLKEKINIDGKEIEISYIFMGTDHSVIFVDDFSEYDIDDLGKKIENYTELFPKKVNVNFVKVTDRNNMEVITWERGAGRTLACGTGATASAVLGRMFDLTDKKVNVKVPGGQLTIEYGQEGDDAFMTGPSEKIAEGNYIYKR